One Paenisporosarcina sp. FSL H8-0542 genomic region harbors:
- the bcd gene encoding branched-chain amino acid dehydrogenase: MEIFKYMETYDYEQLVFCQDKTSGLKAIIAIHDTTLGPALGGTRMWTYASEEAAIEDALRLAKGMTYKNAAAGLNLGGGKTVIIGDPLKDKNEEMFRAFGRFIQGLNGRYITAEDVGTTVADMDLIHEETNYVTGISPAFGSSGNPSPVTAYGVYRGMKAAAMEAFGSDSLEGKRIAVQGVGNVAYNLCRHLHEEGAKLIVTDINKAAVDRVVEEFGATAVNTDEIYSQDVDIFAPCALGAIINDETIPQLKAKVVAGAANNQLKETKHGDQLHELGIVYAPDYVINAGGVINVADELYGYNRERAMKRVETVYDNIAKVMEISRTQGIPTYVAADRLAEERIARVGKSRSNFLLNEKHILSGR; the protein is encoded by the coding sequence ATGGAAATTTTTAAATATATGGAGACTTATGATTACGAACAATTGGTGTTTTGCCAAGATAAAACTTCAGGCTTAAAAGCAATCATCGCGATTCATGATACTACTTTAGGACCAGCATTGGGTGGAACACGCATGTGGACTTACGCTTCTGAAGAAGCTGCAATTGAAGATGCACTTCGTCTAGCTAAAGGAATGACTTACAAAAATGCTGCTGCCGGTTTAAACCTTGGTGGTGGTAAAACGGTTATTATTGGCGATCCATTAAAAGATAAAAACGAAGAAATGTTCCGCGCGTTCGGTCGTTTCATCCAAGGCTTGAACGGTCGTTACATTACAGCTGAAGATGTTGGTACAACTGTAGCTGATATGGACTTAATCCATGAAGAAACAAACTATGTAACAGGTATCTCACCTGCATTTGGTTCTTCAGGTAACCCATCTCCAGTAACTGCCTACGGCGTATACCGTGGTATGAAAGCTGCTGCAATGGAAGCTTTCGGTAGCGATTCACTTGAAGGCAAACGCATCGCTGTTCAAGGTGTTGGTAACGTTGCATACAACTTATGCCGTCACTTACATGAAGAAGGCGCGAAATTAATTGTTACGGATATCAATAAAGCAGCTGTTGATCGTGTAGTAGAAGAGTTCGGTGCTACTGCAGTGAACACGGATGAAATCTACTCTCAAGATGTAGACATCTTTGCTCCATGTGCTCTAGGCGCAATCATTAACGACGAAACAATTCCACAATTGAAAGCAAAAGTTGTTGCAGGAGCTGCAAACAACCAATTAAAAGAAACAAAACATGGCGATCAATTGCACGAACTTGGAATCGTATATGCACCTGATTATGTAATCAATGCTGGTGGCGTAATAAACGTTGCTGATGAACTATATGGCTACAACCGTGAACGTGCAATGAAACGAGTAGAAACAGTCTATGACAACATTGCTAAAGTAATGGAAATTTCACGTACACAAGGAATTCCTACATACGTTGCAGCTGACCGTTTAGCTGAAGAACGTATCGCTCGTGTTGGAAAAT